GTTAAGTTGTTTACGTCCAGCTGAAGCATGTCAATTTTTTCGTCTATCTCATCAATTTTTTCGTGCAGAAGCTGTCTGTCATCGAATAAAGCTCTTATTTTATCAGTAATTTCAGTATCTATTTTTATTCCTAATTTTTTCACTTCTTCTTCTACATGTTTTATCTTTTCTTCTATTCCCGTTATTTTACCTTCTACTCCTGATATCCTTTTTTCTACTCCTGCTATTCTTTCTTCCACAGCATCAAATCTTTTGGCAAATTCATCAAATTTACTGCTAAACTCAGTATAAACTTTTTCTAATAAATGAAGAATTTTATCCTCATTCATAAGAAAGCCTCCATTTGCTTTAGTTATAAATCTTGATAACATTTTTTTGCACGCATCTTATTCTTTTTACGTCCTTATTTTCATTCTATGATATTTCTAAGGTTAATTCAAGGTTTAATCTAATCCTTTCTACATGACAAATTCCTATCATTCTAAGTTTTTCAATTATATACCGAAATTATATATGTAATGAAAGTTACACAAGATGGAGGTGTTTAAATTGTCACATATGGAATTACACAAAAACTTGGAGTTTTTTGATAAAAACATCTGGTCATGGTTTATACATTCGATATTCAATTACAACAAATACATTAACAAAAACAAGGAAAAGATAAGAGAAAAAATTCGCACTTATAGATTTCAGAAAAAAATATTGAAAGATATCACCATAGAAAGTAAAGTAAAAAAAGAAGTGGTAGAAAACAGTATGAAAATTTTAACATCAGTTAGCACTGCTTTCTATGTATTACTACTTCAGTCAGTTTTAACAATATATATTCTTTACATAAACAATATCAATAATTATGCAGTGACTCTTATTTCTAGCATTTTAAACACTTTCCCTAAATTACAACAGAACATAGATTATAAAAAATATAGTGGATTTCTTGACGTAGTTATTAAAGATGGCTTTAGAACATTCAATGATGCCACATATAAAGTAGTTATGATTTTAATGATATGCTTTCTTGGATTGATACTTATGTCGCTCTTTTTTATATACATTGACGCCAAGCGAAAAAGTTATTTAATTGAAATGTATAGTTACCAAATAGAACATTCAAAGAAATATTTAAGGTAAAGTTATTGTTTATTCTCGTAACTACTTACTCCAAATTTAATAACTTTTACATTTACATTATAAAGCAATGAAAATGCTCCATAATCAATTTCTATAAATACTTCTTCACCTTTTGTTTTTCTTTCAAATGTTCCTGTGATAAAATGGTAAGATGTAATGCCTTTGTAACTCACTGCCTGATCTATTTCATGTTCTATTTTTTTATATATTGTGTAACTTAAATAGCCGTCTCTTTCAACATCTTTGATATATTTTTCTGCAATACTTTCTATTTTGCTTCTTATAATATGTTCTTTATGTAAACTGTTTATGTTGTAAACCATGGGGAAAATTATAACGAAAATAAAAATTATTAAGCTTATAATAACTATTAACCTCATTTTTAGCTTCTTCCTTCCAAATAAAAATAAATTGGTTTAAGCTAAAATTTTTATTATTGATCAGATACTCTAAACTGCTTTAACACATTTTTATGCACATAAATTGACCTAGGCAGGTCTGCAGGTCTTTTCCCAGCACTTTCGTTGAAGACAAGCCTTTGTTTTTCTTTGTTGTAGTCATAATGAAGAATACATAATTTTATAAGAACATCATTATTGAGTCTGCCTTTTCTTGAGAGTGACCGTACAGCGTCCATATGGTCTTTTTGTAATACTTCGTAATCTTCTTCATCTTGCAGTCTCTTTTGTCTTTTGTACTCATTTCTCCACTCCTTTGCTCTTTTTTCGCTTTCTTTTTTGCGACGTTCTTTTTCCTGATAATATTCTGGGAATTGTTTTAGCATTTTAGTAACGGCAGGCTGTGAAACGCCTAGTTCTTTAGCTATTTCTACTAACTTAAATCCTTCAAGATATAACTCAAGGGCTTTGCTTTTTTTGTCCATAATCTCACTCCTCAGGTTATATTTTTTGTTCCGTATTTTGGGCATACTTCGGCTATATACTATGTTTTTATCATCAATTTCCAGCCTTCATCGGCTTTTTCTATTTTGATTTGTGTTATTTTCATGAGAGCTTCTGCTACTTTGAGGAGGAGGTCTTTATTTTTTATTGGTTTGAATTCCAACCACATTTCTTTTTTCCTCCTCGAGAAATTTTTTTATTTTTGGATAGAGAAGTTGGACGAGTGGTCTATAGAATTCTTCTTCATCTACTTCTTCATAGCCGATTATTTCTTCCTTATCTGGTGTGAACTCTCCTGCTATGAGTTTTTCTCTTGATATGGTGGTTTTCACAATTGCCACTTTCATAGAATCACTTCCTTTGCTGTTTTTATAATTGCTATTTTATGTTACCTTTTGGGACATTAATATTTAAAAAAATATCATCATTATTTACCCTAAGAACTCTTTTAATTTTAGTAGCTACATCAAAAGACGGATTTTTAATACCTAATTCAATATTAGTATAGCTGGTCCTTGCTATTCCAACCTTTTTAGCTATTTCTGCCTGTGTGAGGCCAGCTTCTTTTCTTGCTTTTTTTAGGTAGTATCTCATTTTTATCCTCCCGCTTTATGTTCCGTTTAGCAACTTCACCTAATCTTATTATAGTTCCATTTAGAAACATTGTCAAGGGATTTTTAAAAAAATTTTTCTTTTTGGGACACATTGTTTATTTTAGGGACATTTTTAGCTACAATAACATAAAAGGAGGTTTCGAAAAATGACATTTTCAGATAGATTGAAAGAGCTACGTAAAGAAAAAAATTTAACCCAAGGAGACCTTGCAAAAATATTAGGAATAAGTCGTTCCACTATAGCGGGATACGAAACGGAAAGGAAAGAACCCGATTACGAAACCTTAAAGAAAATAGCTGATTTTTTTAACGTTTCCATTGATTATCTTCTTGGTAGAACAGATATTCGCTCTCCAGTTGACGAGATTACTGAGGCTGTCTCTGATGATCCAGAGCTGTTTGAGTTTTGGAATACATTGAAAGAAAGGGAGGATTTAAAGCTTTTATTCAAACAAACAAAAAAACTATCTCCTAAGGACATCAAACAAATAATCAGAATAATAAAAGCTATAGAAGATGAAGAAGAGAAGGAGGAATGATTTAATTGAGCAGTATCAATTTACTTAACACTTCTCTCATGAAAGCTTTATTGGATGAAACAATCTCATTTCACGATGTTATGAACGCATTTGGTATAAGAACCCACATAATGTTTAATCTACCTTCAACAGTGCTGGGGTTTACATATATAAGTAGGAGAGGAAACTATCATTTATTACTAAACGGAAATGTAAATTACAGGACACAAGTTAAGACATTTATTCATGAAATACAGCATATATTGAACGATATGCCACAACGTAGCTATATTATAGGACTTAACATGAAGCATTTAGAGTTAGAAAATGAAGCAGATGAAATATCAGAGGAAATACTAAAACATCTTACAAAAGCTGAATAAGATTTGGGAGGGGATTTTATTTATGTACATATATTACTTAGATGAATCAGGTGATGAGAAAAGTAATG
The sequence above is a segment of the Thermoanaerobacter ethanolicus JW 200 genome. Coding sequences within it:
- a CDS encoding terminase gpP N-terminus-related DNA-binding protein, which gives rise to MDKKSKALELYLEGFKLVEIAKELGVSQPAVTKMLKQFPEYYQEKERRKKESEKRAKEWRNEYKRQKRLQDEEDYEVLQKDHMDAVRSLSRKGRLNNDVLIKLCILHYDYNKEKQRLVFNESAGKRPADLPRSIYVHKNVLKQFRVSDQ
- a CDS encoding helix-turn-helix transcriptional regulator; its protein translation is MRYYLKKARKEAGLTQAEIAKKVGIARTSYTNIELGIKNPSFDVATKIKRVLRVNNDDIFLNINVPKGNIK
- a CDS encoding helix-turn-helix domain-containing protein, translating into MTFSDRLKELRKEKNLTQGDLAKILGISRSTIAGYETERKEPDYETLKKIADFFNVSIDYLLGRTDIRSPVDEITEAVSDDPELFEFWNTLKEREDLKLLFKQTKKLSPKDIKQIIRIIKAIEDEEEKEE